The region ACTAATTTTGGTGCTGCGCTGGCAGTTGTCGGAAATACCAACGCCGAAATTAGAGTTAGGACAAATAATTTACGCAAGTTCTTGTGAGCGATCACGTGCCGCCTTCATAGCTTTAGCAACGGTTGCCGAGATTTCAGAATCGTTAAAAGAATTGAGCGCTGCAAAAGTTGTTCCGTTAGGGCTAGTTACCTTTTCGCGAAGCGTAGTTGGGGAATCGCCAGATTGATCAAGTAGCTTTGCTGCTCCCACAATCGTCTGAATAGTTAATGTGGTTGCATCCTCTTTCGAGAGGCCGAGTGCAACCGCTCCATCGACCATCGCTTCTACAAATCTAAAGAAATATGCTGGGCCGGATCCGCTAGTTGCGGTTACGGCATCTTGTAGATCTTCATCTACTTCAATCACTTTTCCAACTGCACCCAAGAAGCCAAGGGTGAATGCTTTCTGTTCAGGCGATACCAGCGCACAGCAAGAGATAGCGGCCATGCCGGCGCCAACTAGCGTTGGTGTATTTGGCATTACGCGAATAACTGGGTTGGCAGAAGTTCCGATGATGTCGGCAATACCGCGGATCTGCTTACCGGCCACGAATGAGATAACTAGTACGCCCTTGCTGATCACAGGCGCGATTTCAGCCAATACCGTGGCCATATCTTGTGGCTTAACGACTAGAAGAATTAGATCGCTCTGCGCAACGTTCGTGGCTAAATCAGCGTTTGCCACTTTGTAACGAGAAATTAACTCAGCAGCGCGTTCTTCGCGCTTTTCAGAGATAGTGATATTTGTTGGCTTAACTCCGTAGGTAATCAAGGCAGAGATCAGTGCTTCGCCCATTACTCCGGCCCCAATAACTGCGACCTTGGAGTCGATTAGAGATTTCTCTGAATTAGCCATAGCGAAAGAGTACGCGTAGGCTCTGCGACTATGTCAGAAATTAAGCCAGGTTTCGCACGCGATTGGGTCGAATTCTCAGATCCCAACGATCCTGAGGAAATCTTTAAATGTGACTTAACGTGGCTGACTTCATATTGGACCTGTATTTATGGCGATGGTTGCAAAGGCGTATTTGAAAACCGTCCCAATGCAGGATGCTGCACAGAAGGTGCGATGTATTCCGATGAAGATGACGAAGAACGCGTTCGCAAAGCCGCCGCTGATCTAACTCCCGAGATGTGGCAGTTCTACGATCAAGCGCGCCCGAAGAAACCAAATGGGCAACTTCGTATCTCAGATTTAGATGAAGATAAAGAACGTAAGACTCGCACCATTGATGATGGATGTATCTTCTTAAACCGTAAAGGTTATGAAGCGCCTGGCTTTACCGGAAACTTCGGTTGCGTTCTGCATCATTTAGCTCAAAAAGAAAATCGCCACTTCGTTGATACCAAACCAGATGTTTGCTGGCAGTTGCCGTTGCGTCGTAGTTTTGAAACGCGCGAAGTAGGCGAACGCGAATATTCAATTACCGTAATTGGTGAATACGAAAGACTTGCATGGGGCGATGGCGGAGATGATTTCGATTGGTACTGCACAAGCAATACCGATGCACACGTCGGTAGCGAACCGGTTTACATCTCTAACCGCACCGAACTCCAAGCGCTAATGGGTGAAGCTGCATATGCAGTACTCGCCGAACATTGCGATAAGCGCGTTCAGGGAATTAACGATGCGAAAGCGCGCTCACTTCCACTCTTTGTAATCCAACACCCAGCATCTATCGCCGCTGGGAAGTAGTCAGCCCAACCCTCTAGAGTTTGGTCATGGCCAAGGTAGAGAAAGATCCATTCCGCTGTTCTGAATGCGGTTGGGGCTCCCAAAAATGGGTTGGTCGCTGCGGTGAATGTCAGGCTTGGGGCAGCGTTGAAGAACTTGCTGCACCGAAGAAACTCTCACTTGTTCCCGGCAAAGTTACACATGCAGCAACACCAATTGGTGATGTCGATCTTTCATCTGCGCGCGCACGTGCAACTGGCGTCTCTGAACTAGATCGCGTACTGGGTGGCGGACTTGTTCCAGGTGCTGCAATCTTGCTCGCCGGCGAACCCGGCGTTGGTAAATCAACACTTCTGCTTTCAGTTGCTGCACAAACTGCCGCTAAAGGAATTCCTGCGCTCTACATCAGCGGCGAAGAGTCTGCATCCCAAGTTCGCTTACGTGCCGAACGAATTAACGCAGTCGATCCCAAATTATTTTTAGCATCTGAAACCGATCTCGGAGCGGTTATCGCACATATTGATTCAGTTAAACCTGAGCTTTTAATTATCGATAGCGTGCAGACCATTGGTTCTGCAGCGGCAGATGGCTCACCTGGTGGTGTAACGCAAGTACGCGAAGTTGCCGGCGCACTTATCCGCATCTGTAAAGATCGTGACATCACGTTGTTGTTAGTTGGACATGTTACAAAAGATGGCTCAATTGCCGGTCCTCGTCTGCTCGAACATATCGTCGACGTTGTACTGCAATTCGAAGGCGAGCGTCACTCACGACTACGTTTAATTCGCGCAATTAAAAATCGTTTTGGAGCATCCGATGAAGTTGGTTGCTTCGACCTGAGTGACACCGGAATCGAGAGCGTTCTTGATCCAACTGGTTTATTTACTTCACGCCATGCCGAGCCAGTGCCAGGTACTTGCGTAACAGTTACCCTCGAAGGTCGCCGCCCGTTATTAGCCGAAATTCAAGCGCTGGTAAGCCAAGGTCGTGAAAATGATTTCGGAAATTCACGTCGCGTTACCAGCGGACTCGACTCTGCTCGCACCGCAATGACTTTGGCTGTTCTCGAACTTCGTGCGGCCGTACGTGTTGGTGGTCGCGATGTTTACGCTGCAACAGTTGGCGGAATGAAGATGTCTGAACCCGCTGCTGATTTAGCGCTTGCTCTTGCCGTTGCATCTGCCGCAAAGGCTTTAGCGCTACCCGCAGATTTGGTTGCAATCGGTGAAGTCGGTCTTGCTGGAGAAATACGTAAAGTCAGTGGTGTCTCTCGTCGCTTAGCCGAGGCATATCGTCTTGGATTTAAACGAGCTCTTGTTCCTGCAGGTAGCGATGTAAAGATTGATGGCATGGAGATCGTTGAAGTATCTCGCCTTGATCAAGCGTTGCAGCGCGTCAAAATAACTGGCGATTAATACTTCTTTAAAAGCGCGATAAAGTTGCAGGTATGAGCCATCTCGTAGCGCTAGCAGCAGCGCTTGGACCAGATGCCACACTGATCTCCGATCCAGATATAACCGCTTCTTATTCACGTGACCATGCACCATTTGCAGTAAGCGCTCCGCCTTTTGCCGTTTTACTCGCTAAGAACGCACAGGAAATTTCTAAAGCTTTAATTTTTGCCAACGAAAATAATATCCCGGTTGTTACTCGTGGCGCCGGAAGTGGTCTATCAGGAGGCGCAAACTCAGATGCGCAAAGCTTGGTTATCTCTCTTGAAAAGATGAATCGGATTCTTAGCCTTGATGCAGCAAATCAAATTGCACGTGTGCAAGCAGGTGTAATCAATATTGATCTAGATACTGCCGCTAAAGAACACGGTCTGGCCTATCTGCCTGATCCAGCAAGCCGCGAATGGTCAACTCTTGGCGGAAATGCTGCAACCAATGCCGGTGGCATGTGCTGCGTTAAGTACGGCGTCACCTCAGCCCATGTACGTGCACTGCAAGTTGTATTGGCAACAGGTGAAATCATTGAACTAGGTAGCGCAACTAAGAAATCTGTAACAACTTATGACTTGGTCCATCTATTCGTTGGCTCTGAAGGAACGCTCGGAATCATTACTGAGTTAACTCTTAACCTGGAAATTCGCCCGGCTCCCCCAGCAACGCTAATTGCAACTTTCCCCAGCGTTACTAACGCTGCAGCAGCTGCGGCTGCGCTACTTAAATATCGTCCCTCAATGCTCGAAATTGTTGATCAAACAACTTTGAAAGCTGTCCAAGCTTGGCACCCACTTGGCTTTGAAGTAGCCGGCAGTGTTCTGTTGATGCAGCTAGATGAAAACCATTCACTCTGCGAAGCAGCGCTAGAGACCTGTAAAGATTTTGATCTAATAGATGGCGTTTACTCAGATGACCCAGCCGATGCCGCGGATTTAATTCGCGTGCGAAAGTTGGCCTACCCCGCACTAGAACGCATGGGTGCAACGCTGCTCGATGATGTTGCGTTGCCGATTACCAAGATCGCTGAGTTTGTTGAAAAGGTTGAAGCGCTAAGTCGCGAGACCAATTTAGTTATCGGAATCTTTGGCCATGCCGGCGATGGAAATATGCACCCAACAATTGTTCACGATCACGGAGATACAGCAGCAGCTGATCGCGCTAAGCAAGCCTTTGCACGGATCGTTGAAATTGCTCAATCACTAGGCGGAACGGCAAGTGGCGAACACGGAATTGGTTCGATTAAGCAAGGCTTTGTGGCAAATGAAATTTCGCCAAAAGTTGCAGGGTTACAGCGCGAAGTTAAGAAAACCTTTGACCCTAACGGGATTTTAAATCCCGGTAAGAAGATTTAATTACTTAGTTGCTTCAGCGAGATCTTCTGGTGAGTCAGGCATTGTCGCCTTAGGCGCACCAGTGAATGTGAACTTCGCTTCAGCATCGACACCTTCAACATCTACAACGATGATCTCGCCGGCCTTTAGCTCGCCAAAAAGAATTCGCTCTGAGAGTGAATCTTCGATTTCGCGCTGAATAACGCGACGCAATGGACGCGCTCCAAGAAGTGGATCATAACCACGAGCGGCAAGGAGATCCTTCGCTGCTTGAGTAAGTTCGATACCCATATCTTTCGCCTTCAAGCGATCATCAAGGTTTGCAACCATTAGATCAACGATGTGAATAATCTGATCCTTCGTCAACTGGTGGAAGACGATTACATCATCGATACGGTTTAAGAACTCAGGGCGGAAGTGGTTCTTGAGTTCATCTTGAACCTTGCCCTTCATGCGATCGTAATTTGTTAGATCGTCATCGACGTTGGCAAAGCCAAGTCCGAGGCTCTTAGAGATATCGCGAGTACCAAGGTTGGTAGTCATGATGATTACAGTGTTCTTAAAGTCAACGGTGCGACCTTGTGAATCAGTTAGTCGACCATCTTCAAGTACTTGAAGCAGTGAGTTGAAGATATCTGGGTGAGCCTTTTCGATTTCATCGAAGAGAACTACTGAGAATGGGCGACGGCGAACCTTTTCAGTTAGCTGTCCACCTTCGTCGTAACCGACATATCCTGGAGGTGCACCAAATAGTCGTGAGGTTGTGTGGCGCTCTGAATATTCAGACATATCGAGTTGGATAAGTGCGGTCTCATCACCGAATAGGAATGAGGCAAGTGTGCGTGAAAGTTCTGTCTTACCAACACCTGATGGGCCGGCGAAGATAAATGAACCACCAGGGCGCTTTGGATCTTTCAAGCCAGCGCGAGTACGGCGGATTGCTTGTGACAACGCCTTGATCGCTTGATCTTGTCCGATAACGCGACGGTGAAGTTCATCTTCCATGCGAAGCAGACGTGCAGTCTCTTCTTCAGTTAACTTAAATACCGGGATACCAGTTGAGGCAGAGAGAACTTGTGCAATTAATTCTTCATCAACTTCGGTGACCTTATCTAGGTCAGTTGCCTTCCAATTCTTTTCAGCTTCTGCTTTCTCAGCGATAAGAGTCTTTTCCTTATCGCGAAGTGCGGCAGCGCCTTCAAAGTCTTGGCCATCGATTGCAGACTCTTTCGCCTTACGTGCTTCAGCGATCTTGTCATCGAATTCGCGGAGTTCAGCAGGTGCGGTCATGCGCTTGATGCGAAGACGTGAACCAGCTTCATCGATTAGATCGATCGCTTTATCTGGCAAGAAGCGATCTGAAATGTAGCGATCTGCCATATTTGCAGCAGCCGCTAGTGCGCCATCAGTAATTGATACGCGGTGGTGGGTTTCGTAACGATCGCGAAGTCCCTTAAGAATTTCAATTGTGTGAGCAACTGATGGCTCTTTAACTTGAATTGGTTGGAAGCGACGTTCTAGAGCAGCATCTTTCTCAACATGCTTGCGGTATTCATCGAGAGTTGTTGCACCAATTGTCTGGAGCTCACCGCGAGCAAGCATCGGCTTCAAGATGCTGGCAGCATCGATCGCACCTTCTGCAGCGCCTGCGCCTACAAGTGTGTGGATTTCATCGATAAACAAAATAATGTCGCCGCGAGTTTTGATCTCTTTCAAAACTTTCTTTAGGCGCTCTTCAAAGTCGCCGCGGTAGCGGCTACCGGCGACAAGTGCACCGAGATCGAGTGAGTAAAGCTGCTTATCTTTAAGTGTTTCTGGAACATCGTTCTTGTAAATTGCTTGTGCGAGACCTTCAACAACTGCAGTCTTTCCTACGCCTGGTTCGCCAATTAGCACTGGGTTATTTTTAGTACGACGTGAAAGAACCTGCATAACGCGTTCAATTTCGGTTTCGCGACCGATAACTGGATCAAGCTTTCCTTCGCGCGCTGCCTGTGTGAGGTTACGACCGAATTGATCGAGAACAAGTGAAGTAGATGGCGTGCCTTCTGCAGGACCGCCAGATGTTGCCGCCTCTTTTCCTTGGTAACCGGAAAGCAGTTGGATAACTTGCTGACGTACGCGATTTAAATCAGCGCCAAGTTTTACAAGAACTTGTGCAGCAACGCCTTCACCTTCGCGGATTAGGCCGAGCAAAATATGTTCTGTGCCGATGTAGTTGTGGCCGAGTTGCAACGCTTCGCGAAGTGAGAGCTCAAGAACTTTCTTGGCGCGAGGTGTAAATGGAATATGGCCGCTAGGTGCTTGCTGACCTTGGCCGATAATTTCTTCAACTTGTGCGCGAACGCCTTCAAGTGAGATGCCGAGCGCTTCGAGGCCCTTTGCAGCGACGCCTTCACCTTCGTGGATGAGGCCAAGGAGGATGTGTTCAGTGCCGATGTAGTTGTGATTGAGCATTCGTGCTTCTTCTTGAGCCAAGACAACAACGCGTCGGGCTCTATCGGTAAAGCGCTCAAACATGGGCAAGGCTCCTTCTATTGGTTACTGCGTCAAGCCTATAACCCAACGCAGGGAAGACGCGAGGTGGATGGCTGGTACCCCTTAGAACCCCAGATTTAGCGGGGATATTCCCTATTAGGCCTACTTGTGGGGCTAAAGAGTCAGGAGCATGCGGGTATTGCCAAGGGTATTTGGCTTTGCCGCTTCGAGATCCAAGAACTCAGCCACACCGGCATCGTAAGAACGAAGGAGCTCTTGATAAACATCTGGTGCAACTGGCGTTCCTTCAATTTCAATAAATCCGTGGCTGCCGAAGAACTCAGTTCTAAAAGTTAAACAGAAAATTCGTGCAACGCCAACTTCGCGGGCGCGTTCGATAATTCTTTCCAGGATTTGATGTCCAACGCCTTGGTTATGAAAACTTTTTTCAACGGCAACGGTACGAACTTCAGCTAGGTCATCCCAAAGTACGTGGAGTGCGCCACAACCAATAACTTTTCCATCTACTTCAGCAACGGTAAATTCCTGAACGCTTTCATACAAAGTAACTGTCTCTTTAGAAAGCATCTGTCCAGGTGCTGCATAAGAATCAACTAACTGGCGAATTGCTTTGACATCGCTAGTGCGCGCGGGGCGGATATTTACCATGAGAAAACTTTGCGTTATTCGATTTCTGGCTTAACGAGTGGGAAGAGAATTGTTTCGCGAATACCAAGACCAGTAAGTGCCATAAGCAAACGATCAACGCCCATTCCCATTCCACCCATTGGTGGCATTGCAAATTCCATCGCGCGCAAGAAATCTTCATCAACTTGCATCGCTTCTAAATCACCCTTGGCACCGAGCGTTGCTTGTTCTACTAAACGCTCGCGCTGGATAACTGGATCAATTAATTCAGAGTAACCGGTTGCTAGTTCGAAGCCATCAACGTAGAGATCCCACTTTTCAGCAACGCCTGGAATCTCGCGATGTGCGCGAACAAGTGGTGATGTATCAACTGGGAATCCCATGACAAATGTAGGCTCAATTAACTGATCTTTTGCCACGTGTTCGAAGATCTCTTCGGCTAATTTGCCAGTGATCCACTTCGGATCGATCTTCATACCGAGCTTGGTTGCAATCTTCTTTAGATCATCAATCGGGGTAAGCGCTGTAACGGTTTCTCCAACGCCTGTTGAAATAGCGTCATAGAGCGAAATCTCTTTCCACTTTCCGCCAAGGTCAGCCTGGCGACCATCATGATGAGTAACAGTGTGCGAACCGGCAACTGCCATCGCAGCGTTCTGTACTAGTGAACGAGTTAAATCTGCGATCGAACGCCAGTCACCATATGCCTGATAGCTCTCGATCATTGCAAACTCAGGAGAGTGTGAAGAATCAGCGCCTTCATTGCGGAAGTTACGGTTAATTTCAAATACGCGCTCGATGCCACCAACCACACAACGCTTCAAGAAAAGTTCTGGCGCAATACGCAGGAAGAGATCCATATCGTAAGCATTTGAGAAAGATTTGAAGGGACGAGCTGCTGCGCCACCGTGCATTACCTGCAACATCGGTGTTTCAACTTCAATGAAGTTCTCGTTATGGAAAGTCTCGCGCAGTGAACGCATTACCGCTGGACGCAGACGTGCATTAGAGCGCGCTTCTTCGCGAACAATGAGGTCTACATAACGCATGCGCACACGCGTTTCCTCAGACATTGGCTTGTGATCATTAGGAAGCGGACGAAGTGACTTTGCTGCAATTGCATATGAGTTTGCCAAGATTGAAAGTTCACCGCGCTTTGAAGTGATGATCTCGCCAGTAACGCTGACGATATCTCCAAGATCGATATCGCTCTTCCAGGAATCTAAAACTTCTTGACCGACTTTGTCTAGAGAAAGCATCGCTTGAAGTTCAGTGCCATCGCCTTCGCGCAGAGTTGCAAAACAGAGCTTGCCGGTATCGCGCTTAAAAATTACGCGACCCGTAAGGCTTTGAATATCTCCGGTGGCTTTATCTATTTCGAGATCTACGTACTTAGCGCGGATATCAGCCAGTGATGAGGTGCGAGCAACAGCAACTGGGTAAGGCTCAACGCCACGTTCGATTAAGCCAGCGCGCTTTTCGCGACGGATGCGCAGTTGTTCTGGCAGATCGTCTTCGATTGGCGCTTGTGGTTCGTTGCTCATAATGACAAGAGTCTACCTATTAGATATTTCGCTCGTGGATCAGGCGCAGGCCAATTAGCGTGAGATCAGGCTCATGCTCATCAATAGTTTCGGCAACGCCAATAATTAGCGGGGCTAAGCCACCAGTTGCAATAACGGTTGGTGCTTGGTCATAACTCTGCGCTAATTCGGCAGTAATGCGATCGACCAAACCATCTACCTGGCCAGCAAATCCAAAGATCGTTCCCGATTGCAAAGCTTCAACGGTGTTCTTACCAATAACGCTCTTCGGACGAATCAACTCAACTTTACGCAATTGCGCAGCGCGCGCAGCAAGGGCATCGACTGAAATTTCAATTCCGGGTGCAAGTGCGCCACCAAGGAATTCACCCTTTGGTGAAACAACGTCGAGATTTGTAGAAGTTCCGAAATCAACGACAATCGCTGGGCCACCATAGAGAACATGTGCAGCCAGAGTATTAACAATGCGGTCTGCGCCAATTTCCTTTGGATTATCAACCAACAGTGGGACGCCCGTCTTTGTTCCTGGCTCCACAATTGTTGTTGGAATCTTTGAGAAGTAAGAGGCGATCATGGTGCGCAGTTCTCGTAAAGTTGCGGGAACAGTTGAACAGATTGATAAACCTGTTACTTCGTAATCCGCAACTAAAGCATTGAACTGCAACCAGAGCTCATCAGCGGTTGTACGTGGATCGGTCTTAACGCGCCATGAGCGCACAAGTTCTTCGCCATCGAAGATTCCGAGGACCGTATTAGTATT is a window of Candidatus Planktophila lacus DNA encoding:
- the proC gene encoding pyrroline-5-carboxylate reductase is translated as MANSEKSLIDSKVAVIGAGVMGEALISALITYGVKPTNITISEKREERAAELISRYKVANADLATNVAQSDLILLVVKPQDMATVLAEIAPVISKGVLVISFVAGKQIRGIADIIGTSANPVIRVMPNTPTLVGAGMAAISCCALVSPEQKAFTLGFLGAVGKVIEVDEDLQDAVTATSGSGPAYFFRFVEAMVDGAVALGLSKEDATTLTIQTIVGAAKLLDQSGDSPTTLREKVTSPNGTTFAALNSFNDSEISATVAKAMKAARDRSQELA
- a CDS encoding ATP-dependent Clp protease ATP-binding subunit, which gives rise to MFERFTDRARRVVVLAQEEARMLNHNYIGTEHILLGLIHEGEGVAAKGLEALGISLEGVRAQVEEIIGQGQQAPSGHIPFTPRAKKVLELSLREALQLGHNYIGTEHILLGLIREGEGVAAQVLVKLGADLNRVRQQVIQLLSGYQGKEAATSGGPAEGTPSTSLVLDQFGRNLTQAAREGKLDPVIGRETEIERVMQVLSRRTKNNPVLIGEPGVGKTAVVEGLAQAIYKNDVPETLKDKQLYSLDLGALVAGSRYRGDFEERLKKVLKEIKTRGDIILFIDEIHTLVGAGAAEGAIDAASILKPMLARGELQTIGATTLDEYRKHVEKDAALERRFQPIQVKEPSVAHTIEILKGLRDRYETHHRVSITDGALAAAANMADRYISDRFLPDKAIDLIDEAGSRLRIKRMTAPAELREFDDKIAEARKAKESAIDGQDFEGAAALRDKEKTLIAEKAEAEKNWKATDLDKVTEVDEELIAQVLSASTGIPVFKLTEEETARLLRMEDELHRRVIGQDQAIKALSQAIRRTRAGLKDPKRPGGSFIFAGPSGVGKTELSRTLASFLFGDETALIQLDMSEYSERHTTSRLFGAPPGYVGYDEGGQLTEKVRRRPFSVVLFDEIEKAHPDIFNSLLQVLEDGRLTDSQGRTVDFKNTVIIMTTNLGTRDISKSLGLGFANVDDDLTNYDRMKGKVQDELKNHFRPEFLNRIDDVIVFHQLTKDQIIHIVDLMVANLDDRLKAKDMGIELTQAAKDLLAARGYDPLLGARPLRRVIQREIEDSLSERILFGELKAGEIIVVDVEGVDAEAKFTFTGAPKATMPDSPEDLAEATK
- the radA gene encoding DNA repair protein RadA; the protein is MAKVEKDPFRCSECGWGSQKWVGRCGECQAWGSVEELAAPKKLSLVPGKVTHAATPIGDVDLSSARARATGVSELDRVLGGGLVPGAAILLAGEPGVGKSTLLLSVAAQTAAKGIPALYISGEESASQVRLRAERINAVDPKLFLASETDLGAVIAHIDSVKPELLIIDSVQTIGSAAADGSPGGVTQVREVAGALIRICKDRDITLLLVGHVTKDGSIAGPRLLEHIVDVVLQFEGERHSRLRLIRAIKNRFGASDEVGCFDLSDTGIESVLDPTGLFTSRHAEPVPGTCVTVTLEGRRPLLAEIQALVSQGRENDFGNSRRVTSGLDSARTAMTLAVLELRAAVRVGGRDVYAATVGGMKMSEPAADLALALAVASAAKALALPADLVAIGEVGLAGEIRKVSGVSRRLAEAYRLGFKRALVPAGSDVKIDGMEIVEVSRLDQALQRVKITGD
- a CDS encoding amino-acid N-acetyltransferase; translated protein: MVNIRPARTSDVKAIRQLVDSYAAPGQMLSKETVTLYESVQEFTVAEVDGKVIGCGALHVLWDDLAEVRTVAVEKSFHNQGVGHQILERIIERAREVGVARIFCLTFRTEFFGSHGFIEIEGTPVAPDVYQELLRSYDAGVAEFLDLEAAKPNTLGNTRMLLTL
- a CDS encoding FAD-binding oxidoreductase; translated protein: MSHLVALAAALGPDATLISDPDITASYSRDHAPFAVSAPPFAVLLAKNAQEISKALIFANENNIPVVTRGAGSGLSGGANSDAQSLVISLEKMNRILSLDAANQIARVQAGVINIDLDTAAKEHGLAYLPDPASREWSTLGGNAATNAGGMCCVKYGVTSAHVRALQVVLATGEIIELGSATKKSVTTYDLVHLFVGSEGTLGIITELTLNLEIRPAPPATLIATFPSVTNAAAAAAALLKYRPSMLEIVDQTTLKAVQAWHPLGFEVAGSVLLMQLDENHSLCEAALETCKDFDLIDGVYSDDPADAADLIRVRKLAYPALERMGATLLDDVALPITKIAEFVEKVEALSRETNLVIGIFGHAGDGNMHPTIVHDHGDTAAADRAKQAFARIVEIAQSLGGTASGEHGIGSIKQGFVANEISPKVAGLQREVKKTFDPNGILNPGKKI
- the lysS gene encoding lysine--tRNA ligase, whose amino-acid sequence is MSNEPQAPIEDDLPEQLRIRREKRAGLIERGVEPYPVAVARTSSLADIRAKYVDLEIDKATGDIQSLTGRVIFKRDTGKLCFATLREGDGTELQAMLSLDKVGQEVLDSWKSDIDLGDIVSVTGEIITSKRGELSILANSYAIAAKSLRPLPNDHKPMSEETRVRMRYVDLIVREEARSNARLRPAVMRSLRETFHNENFIEVETPMLQVMHGGAAARPFKSFSNAYDMDLFLRIAPELFLKRCVVGGIERVFEINRNFRNEGADSSHSPEFAMIESYQAYGDWRSIADLTRSLVQNAAMAVAGSHTVTHHDGRQADLGGKWKEISLYDAISTGVGETVTALTPIDDLKKIATKLGMKIDPKWITGKLAEEIFEHVAKDQLIEPTFVMGFPVDTSPLVRAHREIPGVAEKWDLYVDGFELATGYSELIDPVIQRERLVEQATLGAKGDLEAMQVDEDFLRAMEFAMPPMGGMGMGVDRLLMALTGLGIRETILFPLVKPEIE
- a CDS encoding type III pantothenate kinase; amino-acid sequence: MLLTVDVGNTNTVLGIFDGEELVRSWRVKTDPRTTADELWLQFNALVADYEVTGLSICSTVPATLRELRTMIASYFSKIPTTIVEPGTKTGVPLLVDNPKEIGADRIVNTLAAHVLYGGPAIVVDFGTSTNLDVVSPKGEFLGGALAPGIEISVDALAARAAQLRKVELIRPKSVIGKNTVEALQSGTIFGFAGQVDGLVDRITAELAQSYDQAPTVIATGGLAPLIIGVAETIDEHEPDLTLIGLRLIHERNI